One Thermoanaerobaculia bacterium genomic window carries:
- a CDS encoding molybdopterin-dependent oxidoreductase: MTEPDEPRPAAEDAAGPDDRIPAPAEADAPETPAAEPEPAAPSGRIRRDGTRLLAVPAARLRRQTRRDFFLFGAGAAAAAAAFYGLLPDDTRSHYLTEGHREFLDSLEGRLGLSAKRRENLLNRALTFDDDVAEAIYSPRRLVRTYRRSDRTPVPNNYAGETPDPDYIPDWQLEVEGLASGTKETFAIGDLLSGFRHHEQVTRLCCVEGWSAIGWWGGLRFADFLEAHPPAAGAKWAKLESAVNLDSDGEPDPYFVSIDLPTARHPQTLLATHRDGRPLSVEHGAPLRLLAPMKLGLKNIKAITRIVYSSAEPPDYWNLQGYSKYDGI; this comes from the coding sequence ATGACGGAGCCTGACGAGCCCCGCCCGGCCGCGGAAGATGCCGCGGGACCGGACGACCGGATTCCGGCTCCGGCGGAAGCCGACGCGCCGGAGACGCCCGCCGCCGAGCCGGAGCCCGCCGCGCCGTCCGGCCGGATCCGCCGCGACGGGACCCGGCTCCTCGCCGTGCCCGCGGCACGGCTGCGCCGGCAGACGCGCCGTGACTTCTTCCTCTTCGGCGCGGGCGCCGCCGCCGCGGCGGCGGCGTTCTACGGCCTGCTCCCCGACGACACCCGTTCGCACTACCTCACCGAGGGCCACCGCGAGTTCCTCGATTCTCTCGAGGGACGACTCGGCCTCTCGGCGAAACGGCGCGAGAACCTCCTGAACCGCGCGCTGACCTTCGACGACGACGTCGCGGAAGCGATCTACAGCCCGCGGCGTCTCGTGCGGACCTATCGACGATCGGACCGAACCCCGGTTCCGAACAACTACGCGGGAGAGACGCCCGACCCCGATTACATTCCCGATTGGCAGCTCGAGGTCGAAGGACTCGCCTCGGGAACGAAGGAGACGTTCGCGATCGGCGATCTCCTTTCGGGGTTCCGGCACCACGAGCAGGTGACGCGCCTCTGCTGCGTCGAAGGGTGGAGCGCGATCGGATGGTGGGGAGGGCTGCGGTTCGCCGATTTCCTCGAGGCCCATCCTCCCGCCGCGGGCGCGAAATGGGCGAAGCTCGAATCGGCCGTGAATCTCGACTCCGACGGCGAACCCGATCCCTACTTCGTGTCGATCGATCTTCCGACGGCGCGCCACCCGCAGACCCTCCTCGCGACCCACCGGGACGGGCGTCCGCTGTCGGTCGAGCACGGCGCGCCGCTCCGCCTCCTCGCTCCCATGAAGCTCGGGCTCAAGAACATCAAGGCGATCACCAGAATCGTGTATTCGTCGGCCGAGCCTCCGGACTACTGGAATCTTCAGGGCTACTCCAAGTACGACGGGATCTGA